TTTTAGCTTTCTGATTTCACTTATGTCGGTCCAAAAAGAAGGGAAAAGACATTCGTTTTCAGTCACACAAATgtaccaaacaaaaaaaagaaacaatgaaCAGCACTACATTCACCTGCATGGAAACGCAAAGGTCGATTCATTGTTAAAAGCTGAATATAAGCACTGACTAAAAATGGTAAGTGCATTAAGCTGACTTTGGCATTCAGATGAGGGTAGATGATCGTGACTGTAGTACAACAGCAGATAACAATTACATTACTTCATTAAAGGCTTTACTGACATTCCGTCTCAGATGACTCAAGATAGTACCCTTTGATTATCAACTAAATGGATCATATTTGCTGAAGACTTTAAGCCAGAACTGACTTGGATGTACGCAGAGAATACTCAAATATGCTTACAATACACGTTAATACATTTTGTACTCGAGTATTCCCAAACAATCATGTTTAGCAGCAAATGAACTGATCCAGAATCTAGACAGTTCCTGGAGTCTTCAGAAAATACAGTGTACAGATGTGCAACAATGATGTTGGACAAAATGCCATTGAATATGGCAAATAAGATTTAACGtgcatttttttctattaagGGGTTTGTTCagctaaaaattttaatttactatgtactcaccctcaagtggttccagaccatcaggagtttctttcttctgttgaacacaaaagaagatattttgaagaagctgaaaacctgtaacaactaacttgcatagtaggaaaaacaaatgctatagaaGGTGATCGTTTCAGGTTTTGAGCTTCTTTAAAATTTTCTGAAAAattggtttggaaccacttgagcttgagtacatttttgggtgaacagtccCTTTAATGTAGTGTGTGCTGTgccgaaaaaaaacaataaaaatgtgacACTAAACAAcatgtcttaaagggcacctatgatgagaatttttgtaagctgtttgtacagaactgtgcatgtatagtgtgtccactgtagTTGGATATATAatccaacaagtctctttttttaacttcctacactgtaaaacccaacagtcaactttatcaaatgaaaggagtgaagttaactcaaaatttactgaaagttaattctactcatttgaaaagagttttgaactcagtgttgaaggtactTCAACCtaaatggaataagttcacaggACTAGTTTTTAacttattgtttagtttttaacttaaatggtttgtagcaatcggtttcctcaaacgatttgagtttcTAAAATAAAGTTGTCAActtaatgggttttacagtactcagttggttagAGTTTTCTTCATGTATCGGGatttactgtgctcaaactgctatgtttactcaaatggaaatggaaattaagttcacagtactcattaggattagttttttaacttaaatagcttgttgcaatcggttttctcaaatggtttgagttaccttaactttttgggttttataatgtaacgttaaaataggatccaaatcccagtgattttgaggccagACGTAGaagtgtggttttccccgcccaccgaatttaTTGACAGAAGCCATGTGTCTATAGTAACATGtttacacatgtccacagaacattttttacaaataaactgggataaaaatatttgttacaactctctatgatttttatacattttgtaagtttaaaatgtttataaacatgagtggggagaagcagctcatttgcatttaaagccacagtctacaaaaacagctacaatgtactcagacaccaaaatgggtaAATTCtgaaggctataataaattatctgatgggtattttgagctgaaattgacacattctggagaccccAAATCTTAGCttatatcttgtaaaaggggtaaaatagatgccctttaaaacatttcaaaattgcAAACATTAATAGCTCGAAACATACAGCATATTGTGAAatcgaaaaaaaatgtattaaaaaggaTTTGTTGATCTGTTCAAACTAAGCTTGATGTTTGAATAGGCTTGTAAGATTGTATTGGTTTTAATGCTATTGCAGGATTTTATATAATGTCGTTGTCTTCTTtgcaaatataataaaacaaaacattcgaACAATATGGATCAATTGCAATGGCAATTCCTGGCTACATAAATGCAAAGCAATATGGCATCTATATATAGACAGCACCTGCTGAAAACTGTTGTAACACACAAGGTACAAATGCACGTCCTCTTAAACtcacagaaactaaaacagctcaAAAAACTACACAATACCTCACAAAAGAATACAATAGCTTATCCGGCAGTAACAGCAACTACagcgtgtatgtgtatgtgtgagagtgtcATACAATTCAAGAGTGTCAGTAAACATCCAGCATCGTCTTTGGTGACGAGACTTGTCTATTTGTATTACGGTTTCATTTTGGATGGGGAATATTGTTCATAATTTGGGGGGTTGAGGGGTGAAGCCACTCTTAAGTTCCCCCCTCCTGTTCTTCACTGTAATTTCTTGATGGTCTGCAGATTTCTCAGAGCGAAGATGTGGCACACCCTGGGTGACCCCGACAGGTCGATTTTTCCAATGTGTGCCTGTAGGAGGGTAACTGCAAGGATAAAGCGCATCGCCTCCACCAAACAAAATCTCACCCTCACCATCCACTCTAGAGGCAGCAGGGGAGTTACGACTACGGCAGTTGTTCTTTAGGGGCAGGTGTGAAGGTCTGACAGTGGATTGGTTAAAATGTGGCAACTTCCGTTCTTGCTGAGAAGCATTGCTGGAATCAAAATTCTGTCTGTAGCCCCGCCTCCAGCTTTCAACAGTAACCCTGCAGGGCTGTCGAGGTAACTCCATATCAGCACAATCAACAGTCCTGCACTGTGAAAATGCAGTGCCTTTTGAGTCATACTTATTTATGCTTGTGTAAATTTCACTTGTCTGAAACTCCAGACTGTCTGTGTCAAGAGAGCGACTTCTGCGATTTAGTGCTAAAGGGGCAGGGACTGGAGGACAAGGTCGACCCAAACTGAGGTGCCGAGGAAGGCTTGCAATTCCCCAAGCATTGCTGAGCAGCAGACTCTGTTCATAAGCATCAAAAGTACGCTGGTCACACTCAGCAAAGGCGTCTTGTTGAAGGTAACAGCCATCATCTTCGAATGGCTCATAAGGAGATGCCAACTCTTCCTCTTCCTCTACAAGCTCAGTCTGCTGCTCACACTCACCCTCATTCTCCATATCGACCACATCGAATGTGACAATAGCAGGCAGGGCTCTCAGACTTGGGCCAAAAGGAGAACTTAACTCAGAGCCATCAAGACTTTCAGTTGAATTGCGGTAAAGTCGGGTGTTCTTAGTAAAATCTACCAAGGCTTGGGAGAAACAGACCATCAGCTCTTCTTGGGATTGGCTGCAACCTCTGGAGGGTCTTAATGAGCTTTGATCGTCAGATTGAGGCTGCGTTCTGGTTGTCTCGATGGCTTGTGGATTAAACACCGAATCAGCATGGGGTGCGAATATCGAACTCTCCTGGACCTGACCCCTGATGAGAGGGACTCCCTCTTTTACAGCCTGGGATCTTGTTGGTGATTGGGGATAGCGCTGATGGATAACTTCTTGCAAATCTTGCTTACCATCACCAACTGGAAGGTTTGAATCATCATAAAAGCAGTCGGAATGGAACAAAAGCTGGTTTTTGGATGGACTCCTGAGATTCTGAAGCTCACAGCACAGAAGGGCATGTTGGATCTTGCTCAGGCGCTCCTCCTCTGTCTCCATGGCTCCTGTCTCTATTGCAGTAGAAGCCAGGGAGTATAGAGGGTTTGTTGGACTCTTATCAGCCTGCAAGGCTGCACCAACAAATGAGTGGGGATCCTTAGGAGGAAGAGAAGGACTGAGCAGGTGATCATCAGGCTCAAAAAGTTCATAGAGGGCATCACCACTGTAGCTGTCCCGTGGAAGCCTTTCCTGGTGTGGACGTTCTCTACTCTCCTCCTCCATTCCTGGCGTGGTGGAGTCATAGTATCCCTCGTCACTGTTGGGTACCGACTCCTGCCGATCACTCTGTGGACTCAAGAGGTCAGCAGGAGTGAGGGCCGTTTCTGTGATTCCCATTGGGCTGCTACTAGAGGTGGCACGGATGGAGCTGATTTGCTGATCAGGGGTGAGTGAAGGGCTATCTGAGCCCCTATCTGAGGGGATGTAGCAGACTTCATTACTAGTTTCTGACTCCCATAAGCTCTGCAGGTAATCCGCGTCTATCTCATCGGGGGTTGCCATCTCTTCCCCCCCCACCTTGATATGTGACAAAACATGAGCTACGTTTTCCTGCATTTCGACTGCCTCTGTCAGCAGACACTGAGCTCTCAGCGACGCTGACGTCATCCTGGTCTGCAATGATATCTCCACAACCGGTCAGCGAATCAAAGCTCTTTAACGATGACACATCACCAAAGACTAAGTTCTCAGAGGAGCAGGATGCAACAGGTGGCTCTCCATCAGGAATGTCCACATTCTGCTCAGCCAAACGGTCCAATTCAGACTCAGCAGACAAGGGTTGATGATATGTCATCAGTCCTTCCCGTCTGCCAGTTTTCTCAACTTCCCCATTCTCCTCTTCTTCTGCTCTCCTCCTCTTTTCCATCTCTACTCTGCTCCTCCGTTTTTCAGGCACTAGTGTTACATCTATCGTACATTCAGTAGCAACCAAAGGCAGTTCACACTCACTGCCTGCAGTTTGATTAGGCACATCTGGCACCAGCTCTTCACCCTGACTGTCTCCATGGTTATCGCCACGGTCACTGACACTCGGCAGGGCACCAGGCACTGTTTTGGCATGGAAGCTTGAAGACATTTCAAGTGCCTCACGCTTTTCTActtcaacatttttgtttttcctgTGTCTCCGAATGCTGCTGAAAAGTCCTCGAAGACCCCTGCGCTGTCTTGGCAAAGACTGTGACTTCCCATGATCGTCCTGTGATTTCTGAGGTTCACTGGAGGTGCAGAACTCAAAGTCCCCTGATGCCACTTCACTGCTACTTCTACCCAAATCCTCCCAGCATGCTCGGCTCACCCCATCATATGTCTGGCTCTTAGTTACTCCTGTTTTTGATGACCCCTTTCTTTGACTTTTACCACGACCACCAAAAAAGCTAGGTAGAACACAGATGCTTTTGCGACCTCCAAAAAATTTGAAAGCCGTTTTCCGTATTTTCACAGAAGGGGGTGACTGTGGTTGAGGGATGTCATGGGAAACGGAGTCTGACGATGGACCCCCCACTGCACCAACCTCACATCTTGTGGCGATCTCCATGGTGACACAGGTGACTGTGGCTAATGGAGCATATCGGTGTTAAATACTCCACCCTGAGAGGCAGGCTGGAACAGATGAGGACTGTGTTTATCTGACATGTTCTACCTATAAAAGAAATAGAAATAAAGACATCATTAGAAAACTCagttaaaaaagttatttatgcACATATCTGAGCAACTATCCTTTGAGGATCAATAttcaaaatagtttattttatttcaaaatatgttgACTTGTGTAATGTCATGCAAGTTTGTAAACATGTTGAACAGGCACCTAGCAATTTAAACACcccatttttaaaagtttgaccatggaaaaataaacagagacaAAATATTATTGTGTACAATGTAGACAAAGGATCCATTTTGTGTCTGTCTTGCTAAATAAAGCATAATAGAGtttctttaaagggacagttcatccgtAAGGATTAACATTTTGTCATCTAGAGATCTAACGATTCATCGTGAACCGGATGAAAATCGAATCAATTATGTGACAATTCAAACGGGTAgaaaatgttgaatgaatcgcgaTAAGTTTTTTGAACAGAGGAGgcagcagagtaaaatgacagcagtgAGGTGTGCCAGACAAAATActaactgtgtgcaaatactgcaaaaagacgtttacttacacAAACAGAACAAGGAATATGATGCAGGACAGTGAAAAAATAATGTCACAGACATCTATACGCAAAAAGCTATTTACAGTCATtcaaagttttagtttgtttatataaagagcagggctggactgggacaaaaaaaaaaaatcggccctggcattttgggacaGAGCGGCCCACTACACACAGTCAAAATGCTACCAAAATGCtgcccattagttaatgttaccaACTCCCATTCTTTAAAAGCACAATATATAGGAAATGATGAGAGCTGACAAATTAAGTTTCATTtatcattataaaaaaattataatccacATTGGAAGTCCatcttgtgtgtgcctgtgtgttttgagggagcctatattaaataatgaacataacaaaaaTTGCAGACTGATGCACACAGCTAATAGTGGTTaccaaaataaagctaaataataaaagcaatgtgtcAGAGACCCtaaaaaatgtttaactcaacaatgaaacatcaaacatagcttaaagattgtatatagtcaatcaaatgaacttaatcAGTTAAAAAacgcaacaaatatttgtttgggcccaaactacaaaactaaatgttaaaaaaaatagtattagttttgcttaagttgcacactagttttctcataaataaatatcattataactatattgtataaatattattgtaactatATAGGCCTatcatcctgacaatcaaaaacaaaatgccatgatatcTCATGCGACTGTCTTCTGACCGAGTGCAtcttaaaatatatgaatgacactcctcatagagcttgagacgcatacagttctttaggatctttataatttgtaaaataagacttgcaggttaaggaaacagcataggaggaagttgaTCTTGGTgtagatgaaaagtaaaaaaaaaagtatatttacatAGACAGATAACCATCTAACTACATCGAATAGACAGAAATATATTGATCTGTGGAACAGTTGCCGCTCCGCGCTGTAGACGCAAAAGGCAAATGCCTGCTCGCGGCTTCTGCCCTCCATACGCACGCGTGGGGTGAGAAACAGGCTTGACGCTCGACtgttttgacaaatacacaccgaCGTTGCACGATTACGCAGAGCCCAAAATGGAAGTTTGTTATTGGGTCGCCCTAATGTCAATGAAGAAAAGAACCAATGGGGTGCAGATTATGTTACATGGGCCGGTCTGTCTGAAAAAGAAACATCTTACTTTCAGAGCATCACAGATAACAGCATTGTCAATTaattaggcagaaaaaaacgatagccTGCTAAgtgttttatgggccgatcaTATAAGAAGtagatgatcagcccggcccaaaaagtatgacggcccagcgggaaactgcccggtctgccagagggccagtcttctttagtttgtattattcactcaattttttatttggatttcattttaaaataccaatttagttattgcagaaaagattttaatttgtttaaaaaatcgtGACTACAATGTGAATCGTGAAATTACTATCGTGAATCGTTTCGCATCGTGAGTCAGGTAAATCATTACATCCCTATTCTCATCATTTGCTCagcctccacttgtttcaaacacgTGAAACAAGCAAATTTCAtacttctgctgaacacaaaagaaaatatgctAAGATACAGGAAAACATTGGGAACCAGTTAACAGTATCCATTGTCTTCCATTGGaataaaatactatgaaagtcaacggttacagaCAACAGTAACCAACATTTTCTCATTTTCTTCtgtattcagcagaagaaacaCAAACCTTGTGTGTTTCATTGTCACCAAATAGTTTTAAAGTCCCAAAACAAGTTTCTGATCAAAATTAGTGTTGTCCACTACAAATTGTCATTGTTTAATGTAAACATTGGAGATGTACACTGCTGTATTATAAAAATGCAATCCACTGTGAGAGATTATATCTTAATATCAAAattccataaaaataaataaacataatatttaatcaGGCTCACAAGTAAACATGACTGCAACTaagaccaggggttcccaaacttttcagcccgccaccccaaaataacaatgccagtaacTCACTACCCCCACattcctcagaggtggttataaatatacaaatgttgtgcACACAACAATaagcctatataaacacaagcatattgacaacacaaaaaagtgcaacagtctaacaaccatatcatttttatagttgtttattaatttaatattaacctcacctaaagagactggtgggcaTGATGTTTTCAGCACatgtctattcttggtttaattttggagaccgccactcagCGATCATCCTCAATGATCAGTTgtggtctgtatttatttttactgtatttgattGCAATAAAGGTGTCAGGAAGTTTAACccggtgctataaaatcaatctactGCAGCTAATGCTactgctgtgttgttaatctaacgtaaacacaaataattaaagggcagatggcttttcatttgcaagatgttgtttttttatgtaactattaactgcTATTTTTATCGTCTTtgggttatgaataaaatatggtgattccaatagtttaataaaatttatttaacttttggaaatcaccaaacgACCCCGTTATTGTCCCACgatccccactttgggaaccactgacttATACTGACATTTAAACTGattcatgtttatatatttaaaaaaaaaaacagcttttcaataaaatcaaatcagtaatacatttatatttcatttatcacATCAGTTTACCCCACAACTACTATGTAAAAGCTGTTAGCCATTATTGAACAAATGAGCATTATTTGCAGTTATTGAAGTTTGTTGGTTAAAACCAACACCAAAATGAAA
This Danio aesculapii chromosome 5, fDanAes4.1, whole genome shotgun sequence DNA region includes the following protein-coding sequences:
- the amer1 gene encoding LOW QUALITY PROTEIN: APC membrane recruitment protein 1 (The sequence of the model RefSeq protein was modified relative to this genomic sequence to represent the inferred CDS: deleted 1 base in 1 codon), coding for MEIATRCEVGAVGGPSSDSVSHDIPQPQSPPSVKIRKTAFKFFGGRKSICVLPSFFGGRGKSQRKGSSKTGVTKSQTYDGVSRACWEDLGRSSSEVASGDFEFCTSSEPQKSQDDHGKSQSLPRQRRGLRGLFSSIRRHRKNKNVEVEKREALEMSSSFHAKTVPGALPSVSDRGDNHGDSQGEELVPDVPNQTAGSECELPLVATECTIDVTLVPEKRRSRVEMEKRRRAEEEENGEVEKTGRREGLMTYHQPLSAESELDRLAEQNVDIPDGEPPVASCSSENLVFGDVSSLKSFDSLTGCGDIIADQDDVSVAESSVSADRGSRNAGKRSSCFVTYQGGGEEMATPDEIDADYLQSLWESETSNEVCYIPSDRGSDSPSLTPDQQISSIRATSSSSPMGITETALTPADLLSPQSDRQESVPNSDEGYYDSTTPGMEEESRERPHQERLPRDSYSGDALYELFEPDDHLLSPSLPPKDPHSFVGAALQADKSPTNPLYSLASTAIETGAMETEEERLSKIQHALLCCELQNLRSPSKNQLLFHSDCFYDDSNLPVGDGKQDLQEVIHQRYPQSPTRSQAVKEGVPLIRGQVQESSIFAPHADSVFNPQAIETTRTQPQSDDQSSLRPSRGCSQSQEELMVCFSQALVDFTKNTRLYRNSTESLDGSELSSPFGPSLRALPAIVTFDVVDMENEGECEQQTELVEEEEELASPYEPFEDDGCYLQQDAFAECDQRTFDAYEQSLLLSNAWGIASLPRHLSLGRPCPPVPAPLALNRRSRSLDTDSLEFQTSEIYTSINKYDSKGTAFSQCRTVDCADMELPRQPCRVTVESWRRGYRQNFDSSNASQQERKLPHFNQSTVRPSHLPLKNNCRSRNSPAASRVDGEGEILFGGGDALYPCSYPPTGTHWKNRPVGVTQGVPHLRSEKSADHQEITVKNRRGELKSGFTPQPPKL